Proteins found in one Hirundo rustica isolate bHirRus1 chromosome Z, bHirRus1.pri.v3, whole genome shotgun sequence genomic segment:
- the ENC1 gene encoding ectoderm-neural cortex protein 1, which yields MSVSMHENRKSRASTGSINIYLFHKSSYADSVLTHLNLLRQQRLFTDVLLHAGNRSFPCHRAVLAACSRYFEAMFSGGLKESQDSEVNFHNSIHPEVLELLLDYAYSSRVIINEENAESLLEAGDMLEFQDIRDACAEFLEKNLHPTNCLGMLLLSDAHQCTKLYELSWRMCLSNFQSISKSEDFLQLPKDMVVQLLSSEELETEDERLVYESAINWVNYDLSKRHCYLPELLQTVRLALLPAIYLMENVAMEELITKQRKSKEIVEESIRCKLKILQNDGVVTSLCARPRKTGHSLFLLGGQTFMCDKLYLVDQKAKEIIPKADIPSPRKEFSACAIGCKVYITGGRGSENGVSKDVWVYDTLHEEWSKAAPMLVARFGHGSAELKHCLYVVGGHTAATGCLPASPSVSLKQVEQYDPVTNKWTMVAPLREGVSNAAVVSAKLKLFAFGGTSVSHDKLPKVQCYDQCENRWTVPATCPQPWRYTAAAVLGNQIFIMGGDTEFSACSAYKFNSEAYQWTKVGDVTAKRMSCHAVASGNKLYVVGGYFGIQRCKTLDCYDPTLDVWNSITTVPYSLIPTAFVSTWKHLPS from the coding sequence ATGTCGGTCAGCATGCATGAAAATCGCAAGTCTAGGGCCAGTACTGGCTCCATAAACATCTACTTGTTCCACAAGTCTTCCTATGCTGATAGTGTCCTTACTCACCTAAACCTCCTGCGTCAGCAGCGTCTCTTTACAGACGTGCTTCTCCATGCTGGGAACAGGTCCTTCCCCTGCCACAGAGCAGTTCTGGCTGCTTGCAGCCGCTATTTCGAAGCCATGTTCAGCGGAGGACTGAAAGAGAGCCAGGACAGCGAAGTCAACTTTCACAATTCCATTCACCCAGAAGTCCTGGAGCTTCTTCTGGACTATGCGTATTCCTCCAGGGTAATCATCAATGAGGAAAACGCAGAGTCACTGCTGGAGGCTGGTGACATGCTGGAGTTTCAGGACATTCGGGATGCTTGTGCAGAATTTCTGGAGAAAAACCTTCATCCCACCAACTGTCTTGGTATGCTGCTGCTGTCGGATGCTCATCAGTGCACCAAGCTGTATGAGCTCTCTTGGAGGATGTGCCTTAGCAACTTCCAGAGTATCAGTAAAAGTGAAGACTTCCTGCAGCTGCCGAAAGACATGGTAGTGCAACTCCTTTCCAGTGAAGAATTAGAAACCGAAGATGAAAGGCTGGTGTATGAATCGGCTATCAACTGGGTCAACTATGACCTGAGTAAGCGTCACTGTTacctgccagagctgctgcagacagTGAGACTGGCCCTCCTGCCAGCCATATACCTTATGGAGAACGTGGCCATGGAAGAACTTATCAccaagcaaaggaaaagcaaggagaTTGTAGAAGAATCAATAAGATGCAAGTTGAAGATCTTACAGAATGATGGAGTGGTCACCAGCTTGTGTGCCAGACCCCGAAAAACTGGCCATTCGCTTTTTCTTTTGGGTGGCCAAACCTTTATGTGTGACAAGCTGTATTTGGTGGATCAGAAGGCAAAGGAGATCATTCCGAAGGCTGACATTCCAAGCCCACGGAAGGAGTTCAGTGCTTGTGCCATAGGCTGCAAAGTGTATATCACTGGGGGACGAGGATCGGAAAATGGGGTCTCCAAGGACGTGTGGGTGTACGACACCCTTCATGAGGAGTGGTCCAAGGCCGCTCCCATGCTGGTAGCGAGGTTTGGCCATGGCTCTGCCGAACTTAAGCACTGCTTGTATGTAGTGGGGGGGCACACCGCAGCAACTGGCTGCCTTCCAGCTTCCCCTTCGGTGTCCTTAAAGCAAGTAGAGCAGTATGACCCCGTGACCAACAAGTGGACCATGGTTGCCCCGCTGCGAGAGGGAGTAAGCAACGCAGCTGTAGTCAGTGCAAAGCTGAAGCTGTTTGCTTTTGGTGGCACCAGCGTTAGCCACGACAAGCTGCCCAAAGTCCAGTGCTACGATCAGTGTGAAAACAGGTGGACGGTGCCTGCcacctgcccccagccctggcgcTACACGGCTGCAGCTGTTCTGGGGAACCAGATTTTTATTATGGGCGGAGATACTGAATTCTCCGCTTGCTCTGCTTACAAATTCAACAGTGAGGCGTACCAGTGGACTAAGGTGGGAGATGTGACAGCGAAGCGAATGAGCTGCCACGCAGTGGCATCTGGAAACAAATTGTATGTGGTTGGAGGCTACTTTGGCATTCAGAGGTGCAAAACATTGGACTGCTACGATCCCACGTTAGACGTATGGAACAGCATTACAACTGTGCCCTATTCATTAATTCCCACGGCATTTGTCAGCACGTGGAAGCACCTCCCCTCCTAA